The proteins below come from a single Alnus glutinosa chromosome 9, dhAlnGlut1.1, whole genome shotgun sequence genomic window:
- the LOC133876768 gene encoding early nodulin-like protein 20: protein MENFRKMVLWLMVLMMATFLVECRDCVLHRVGGGRYSWAPNINFTEWSSHEQFYKGDWLYFGFDKHLYNVLEVNKTSYENCIDKNFIENITKGGRDVFNLAEAKPYYFLSGKGYCFKGMKVAVYVRDNIPPLGAPFLVYNAHVAMSGRVCQPSIRNPLGMDSGDLMGERKRVVVVRRCWDL from the exons ATGGAGAATTTCAGGAAAATGGTTTTGTGGTTGATGGTCCTTATGATGGCTACATTTTTGGTGGAGTGCAGAGACTGTGTACTGCACAGGGTTGGAGGAGGAAGATATAGTTGGGCACCAAACATTAACTTCACCGAGTGGTCGAGTCACGAGCAGTTCTATAAGGGTGACTGGCTAT ATTTCGGGTTTGACAAGCACCTCTACAATGTTTTGGAGGTGAACAAGACAAGCTACGAGAATTGCATTGACAAAAACTTCATAGAGAATATTACAAAGGGTGGTCGTGACGTGTTTAATCTCGCGGAGGCAAAGCCGTATTACTTCCTCAGTGGCAAAGGCTACTGTTTTAAGGGAATGAAAGTCGCTGTCTATGTCCGTGATAACATACCGCCACTGGGGGCACCATTTCTAGTCTACAATG CTCATGTGGCGATGAGCGGGCGAGTGTGCCAGCCGAGCATCAGAAACCCATTGGGGATGGACAGTGGAGATTTGATGGGGGAGAGGAAAAGGGTGGTGGTGGTGCGGAGGTGTTGGGATCTATGA